TGTAGGGCTTACCCAGGCAAATAAAATTGAAAGAAAGCCCGCAGCACTTAACAAATTGGTGGTAGGTCTGGAATGTGGAGGTTCAGACGGATTTTCAGGCATTTCTGCCAACCCTTCAGTAGGTCATGCAGCAGATTTGCTGGTGGGGCTGGGTGGCTCCGTTATATTATCAGAATTTCCTGAGCTTAATGGTGTAGAACAGGAGCTAACCGACCGTTGTGTCAATGATGCTATTGCCAATAAATTTATCAGCATTATGCGAGCTTACAGTGCCAGTGCAGAGGCCGTAGGCAGCGGATTTGACGCTAACCCCTCTCCGGGCAACATTAAAGATGGCCTTATTACAGACGCTATCAAATCTGCCGGAGCCGCTAAAAAAGGTGGTACTTCACCGGTTGTAGATGTACTGGACTATACTGAAGTAGTTCGTACGCCTGGCCTCAACCTTTTATGCACTCCCGGCAATGATGTAGAGTCCACTACCGGACTGGCAGGCTCCTGGGCGAGTATTATTCTTTTTACCACCGGGCTGGGCACGCCTACAGGCAATCCTGTAGCACCTACCCTTAAAATTTCCAGTAATACTACACTCTCCCGGCGTATGTCAGATATTATAGACATTGATGCCGGTACTGTAATTACCGGAGAAGATACCATTGCCAGCAAAGGAGAAGAAATTCTGGACTATATTATTCGTACTGCCAGTGGCGCATATACGCCTAAAGCAGTAGCTATCGGTCAGGATGACTTTATTCCCTGGAAGAGAGGCGTATCACTCTAAAATCTTTTTTATATCAAATAAACGACCTAAACATGTCAAAAAGACTAAGTCAGCAAGCAGTACTTAATGCTGATATTGTAGCAAAACCAAACTTACACCTTCCTGAAAAGCGGCACCTGGAGTCACCGGACAAGATTATACAATTCGGATCAGGAGCTCTGCTTCGAGGCCTTATTGACTTTTTTATAGACAAAGCTAAACGCGAAGGCCAGTTTGACGGTAGGGTAGTTATTGTAAATAATACTAAATCCGGCCGGAGTACTCGCTTTAATGATCAGGATGGACTATTTACACTTTGTGTAGAAGGGTTTGCCAAAGGAGAAACTGTAAAAGAACATATTGTAAATGCTGCTATCAGCAAAGCGCTACCGGCAGCGGATCACTGGGAGGATATTCTTTCGTACGCACGCAACCCAGAGGTTAATACAGTAGTCTCTAATACCACAGAAATTGGTATTACACTACACGAAGATGATGATTTGAAGGCAAACCCGCCGCAATCATTTCCAGCAAAGCTTACTGCCTTTTTACACGAGCGTTTTATGACACTGGGTGGCTCGCCACAGAGTGGTATGCTAATATTACCTACTGAACTAATTCTGGATAATGGCTCCAAGCTTAAAGACATTGTTTTAAAACTGGCCGTAATCAATAGGTTGGGTAGTGATTTTACAGACTGGATTAAGGAGCATAATATTTTTTGCGATACTCTGGTAGACCGTATTGTGCCTGGTGAGCCTGAAGAAGAAAAACAAAAGAAAATTGAAGAAGAGCTCGGTTTTGAAGATCAGCTGCTAACTGTGAGCGAGGTGTACCGCCTTTTTGCTGTAGAAGGCAAGCGCAAAAAAATTCTGGAAAAAGCACCCTGGCTGGCTGTTGACGAAGGAATTATCATCAGCGAAGATATTACCCCTTATCGTGAGCGCAAGCTCCGTATTCTTAATGGCGGACATACGATAAGTGTGGCCGCAGGCTTTCTATGTGCATTAGATACAGTGTACGACTGTATGGAAGACCCTGTAATGTCACAATTTATAGACAAGGTAATTAAAAAAGAGATTGTGCCCAGCCTGGAGATTGACCAGCAAATGGCTAGCGAGTTTGCCAACGATGTACTGGACAGGTTCCGTAACCCTTTTCTAAACCACAAGCTAATTAGTATTACACTACAGTACACCTCAAAGATGAATATGCGTAATGGGCTCACTTTTAAGCGCTATTACGATAAATATAAGACAGTACCAGAGCTTATGTGTGCGGGCTTTGCCGCTTATCTATTGTTTTTACGTCCTATAAAAAAAGATGGCACCCGCTATTTTGGCGAATTCAATGGTCAGGAGTATCCTATAAACGATGATCAGGCAGAATATTTTTACCAGATCTGGAAAGAGGTAGATATACAAGACCCGGTATTGGTTAATAGTTTTGTAGATAAAGTACTGCTTAACCAGCAGCTGTGGGAGTTAGACTATAGTCAACTTGGCGATTTTGCAGCGAGAGTAAAGCATTATCTGGGAGAGTACGCACAACATGGCGTTAAGCAAACCCTTGCTCAGCTGCTTAAAAGCTAAAACTGGTAAAAGCAATTTCTTTTAGTATATTTTGAAATAGTAAGTGCTACATAATATTTTGTAGCACTTTATCTTTAATGATACCATCTGCAACAACACTACAAACTACTAAATATGAAAGTCTCCAGAAGACAGGCCTTAGCTTCACTAGGAGCTGTAGCCGGTGCCTCATTACTAGAAAGCTGCGGCAGTACTGCATCCGAACAAGCGAATCAACCTACTCCTGCTAAAACTGCCCTTAATTCTGAAAAAAACCTTTTTAGCTACTGCCTGAATACCAGCACCATACGCGAGCAACAACTGGGCCTGGTGAAAGAAATAGAAATTGCGGCTCAGGCAGGTTATGATGGTATTGAGGTTTGGGTGCCTGGAGTACAAAAGTATGTAGAAGAAGGAGGAAGCTTAAAAGACCTTAAAACCCGTATTGATGAGCTGGGGATAAAAGTGGAAGATGCTATTGGTTTTGCCCAGTGGATTGTAGACGACCCACAGGTACGAGCCAATGCATTTGAGCAAGCCAAAAGAGAAATGGATATGCTGGCACAGATTGGCTGTACTCGTATTGCGGCCCCTCCTGCTGGTGCTACCGACAAAGTTGGTCTCGACCTGCTGGCAGCTGCCGATCGGTATCGTCAGTTGCTCGAGCTAGGTGAAGAAATGGGCGTAATCCCACAATTGGAAGTTTGGGGCTTTTCGGCCAACCTACACCGTTTAGGCCAGACTACTTTTGTAGCTATGGAAAGCGGCCACCCAAAGGCCCGTATACTTCCAGATGTTTACCATCTATTCCGTGGCGGGTCCAGTTTTAACGCTTTGCAGATGCTTAGCGGTAGCACCGTAGAGATATTTCATATGAATGATTATCCTGCTCAGCCAGCACGAGATCAATTGACCGACAAGGACAGAGTATACCCTGGCGATGGAGTAGCACCTCTGAACCAGATTCTACAAACTCTTGCTGCCGGAGGCACACCTAAAGTACTTTCTCTAGAACTGTTCAACCCTAACTACTGGAAACAAGACCCATTAGAAGTGGCCAAAACAGGTTTGCGTAAGATGAAAGAGTCGGTAGAACAAGCCCTCAAGAGCTAAGCGGAACATTTCAAATTAACTTAATAATTTTTTTTTAAAACACTGAATATCAATTTTTTACATTTAAAAACAAAAGAACTATCCGGGGTGTAAGACAGTTATTATTGTCCAACTATAATTGTATGCACCCATTTAAACCTTCTATTATATTTCATACGCCTGATGCACTAAACGCAGAAGGAGAAAATATTCTGGCTCGCTTTCCTGAGGCCCACACCGAACAGATTAAGCAACATAACCGACTCCCTGACCTTAATGGTATTGGGCATTATAAAGTAAAATCAGATGTGCTGGTGCTGGGTAGGTTAAAGACACAAATATGTCGTGAAAACGGCCGTTCGGCAGATTTTATAGCTCCTAGCTTTGCCAACGGTTGTACAGGAGGCTGTACTTATTGCTACGTAGACCGTCACAAATCTGTAAATCCCATTACGCTTTTTACCAACACCCAGGAAACTTTGCAGACGATAGACCGGCATGTGCACACGCTTAGCTGGCCCAAAAAGCCGCATCAGACAGATTCTACCTATTATGTGTATGATATGGGCTGTAATTCGGATTTATCGGTAGACGCCTCTATTTCTCCGGGTATTATGCAGGCGATGGACTTTTTTAGGGAGCACCCAAAAGCAAAAGGCAGCTTTGCCACCAAATTTGTAAATACAGACCTGCTTAACTATAACCCAAAGCGTAAAGTGCGCATCCGTTTTAGCCTTATGCCCTCTGCTATTAGTAAGTTAGTAGATGTTCGTACCGACCCTATAGAAGAGCGCCTGCAAGCCATTAATCATTTTTATGATGCGGGTTATGAGGTACACGTAAACTTTTCTCCGGTAATCGTTTATGGTAAAACCTGGCGAGACGACTACAAAGCTTTGTTTAAGCAACTTGACAGTATTGTAAAGCCAGAGGTTAAGGCACAAATGAAATGTGAAGTCATCTTTCTGACGCATAACAAAGCGCAGCACGAAGCAAACCTGAATATTAACCCTAAAGCTGAGCAGATCTTATGGCAACCCGAATGGCAGGAAGGAAAAAAAAGTAAAATGGGCGGCGATAATATCCGCTACCAACACCAACTCAAGTCTAAAATGATAGACATCTTCAAACAAATTCATCAGGAGACTATACCCTGGTGTGGTATCCGCTATATCTTTTAAATAGTAAGGGGTATAGCTATTTACTATACCCCTGGATACTTAGGCTGGCAGCCTGTTTCTTATAAAAGAATAAGTAGCAATACTATTACAAGCAGAGCTCCTCCTCCTATGTAAATCCCTCCTGACATTGCCTGTTGCTTAAGCGCCTTAGCTTCTTCTTTTACATCTTTAATTTCTGAACGAATAGCTTCTTTTTCAGCTTTTGTAGTAGCATCTTTTTTAGCTTCTTTGAGCACATCGACACGCTCTTCCAGTTGTTCAAGGGCTAGTTGATACTCTTCTTTGGTCATTTGCTCATCTGCAGGAAGTGGGTCAGTAGCAGCGTTGACCTTCAGAGTGCTAAAGCTTAATGTAAAAGAGAGTAGAGTTAGAAACAGAACTTTAGTTTTCATTAGAAAAAATAGTTTGGTTAAAAAATTAGCTTAAGAAGCAATCAGAAAAGTATACTTAAGCTTGTAATAGTAATTAACAGAGATGCATATTAGAATGTTTACACAACATCTATTAAAAGGATAAACAGGAGTTTACACAGACTTTACTATCTACTTTTTTTTACAAAAAAATCTCTCTATTGCCCTCTAACATAAGATTACCTACATATCCTGATATTTTTACCCCTACCTTAATTATTTTTTTTACCTAACTTTTAAGCTACATGCACATCGGTGCTACTTCTCTTCAAGTCCATTTAGGGGAAAGCTTTTCCAGGCAATACCCTCGTACGGACTATTCTGACCAGCCTCGTAGAGTAGGCCAATTTTGCTACTTTCTACAATCGTCATATCAGAGTAGGCAGATGGCCCTGAGTGCACCCCTTGCAATACCTGCCAGGTTTTACCAGCATCATCACTATACTTAATACTCATATTCTCTCTGGCTTTTTCACTCGCAGGGTTTGCAAACAATATATAATTTTGCTTAGCTATTGAGTAAGTCTGCATAGACGCCTGGCAGATAGGCTCTTCTAATGCGGGAGCGTGCTGCATATCTGTCCAGCTTAGGCCAGAATCATAGCTATAGGCCAGTTGACGTGTACTTTGGCTACGATCGTAATTACGCATATTTAGCATAAGCATTCCCTCTTGCAGCTCTACAACTTCACATTCGTTAACCTGGTCTTTAGGTGTACGTCCACCCAACTTCCAGTTATAGCCGCGATCATCAGAGTAGATGATGTGAGAGTAGTATTTTTTAGTATTAGCTTCAATATGATCACAAGCTACCACTATTCTTCCGGCATGCTCACCCTTTTTGAGCTGTATGCCCGAGCCCGGCCCCGTGGCGTACCAGGTCCAGTTATCTTTTTTTACGTCTTTAGTTATTTCATGGGGCTTAGTCCAGTGTTTGCCTTCGTCGGAAGATCGTAAGACATATACCCTTCTGGTATCTTTACTACTTTGAGCAATAATGTCAGGCTCGTGGTCTTCTCCCCTATTCCAGCTTGCCAAAAGAATTATATCTCCGCTTTGAGTATCTACAATTGGTGCAGGGTTACCGCAGGTATTGCTTTCATCATTCCATACCAACTCCAATGGGCCCCAGTTTTTGCCACCGTCCTCTGATCTTTTAACGACCAGATCTATATCTCCGGCATCGCCACAAGAATTTTTTCTGGCTTCGGCAAACGCCAACACAGTTCCTTTATTTGTAGTTACCACAGCAGGAATACGGTAACAGGCGTAGCCTTCTTCGCCACTTTTATAAATATGCTGTAAGACCTGATCTTTGTTTGCTTGTACCTGCTGGGCCGGAAGGCAAGTACTAAACAGGCTAAGTCCGAGAGCAAACAATAGGGAGTTAAAAGATATTGTCATGTTGCTAGTTTGTGTAGTAATTAGGTTGACTTCTTATGAAAGAAAGTAAATCTGAGGTCAAAAACCATTGAATTTTTACTTAAACTAGGGTACATAAGCCATTATCACTTTAACCTTATGCCTACTATGAGATCAAGACCCTCTGTATTGTTTTTTGATGTAAACGAAACTCTGCTGGATTTGCAGCCTGTCAAAGATTCCGTAGCACAAGCACTGGAAGGGCAAAGAGAGTTGGTGCCTCTATGGTTTACTACTATGTTACAGTATGCTTTAGTAGGTACCGTGAGCGACCAGTTCAGAGATTTTGGTTCTATTGGGGTAGCATCTATGCAGCTCGTAGCACATAAAAATAAGATGGAGCTCAGCGAGGCAGACGCTCGAGAGGCGCTTAAACCTATGACTTCTTTAAATGCCTATCCTGAGGTTGCAGAAGCCCTGCACCAGCTACAAAAGAGTGGCTTTACTTTAGTAGCACTTACCAATTCTTCTCGCTACGCTATGGAGAGTCAGCTTACCTACGCAAAGCTTAGCCCTTATTTTGACCAATGCCTGAGTGTGGAAGATATTGGCTTTTATAAGCCTCACCAACATGTGTACCGTTGGGCTGCTTACCAGTTGGATACACAGGTCAATGACTGTATGATGGTAGCCGCACATGGATGGGATGTAGCCGGTGCCCACTGGGCCGGTATGCAGACTGCGTTTATAGAGAGAGAAGGGCAAACTAAATATCCACTGGCTCCTGATACTGATCTTAGCGCACGAGATATGGCAGAGCTAAGCAGGCAGTTAAATAATTGATATTGAAAGCTGATTTTTAGTATAAAATTGTTAACAAAAGTATACATTGATACGAGTCAAAAGCAAAAAAGCTGAGCATCATCCTTTATCAGCTCATGTTATTTGTTATATTTGTTTTTGATGGCTTTATGAAAACCCTACATATTTTCATTTTTAATAGCCTTGATCTTAGCACTAATTGCAGTATGCAACATCTTTTTTAACAATAACTTTAGTATAAATATAAAGCAACCTAAATTTTATAGTATCCCATCTGAGCCTTCCCACCTACATAATATTCTATGTAAAAATATTTTTGTGGAAGATCTGATATGCGTACCGGATATTCATAAAATTTTTAGCTTTGACTATTCTTATCAATATAACATATGCAATCGACCAATTTCCGCTTTAAGGCATTAGAAAAAACACTGGACAGAAAGCCTGTACCTGTGAAGTGTCCGTCCGACAAAATTTCTGAATACTTCGGACAAAACGTATTTGACAAAGAAACAATGCGCCGCGTGCTATCTGCCGACATCTACAAGGCATTGATCATGGCAATAGATAAGGGTGCAAAAATTGAGTCGCATGTTGCTGATGCCGTTGCCTCAGCTATGAAATCCTGGGCTATCTCTAAAGGTGTTACCCATTACACCCACTGGTTTCAGCCCCTTACTGGTGCTACTGCCGAAAAGCACGATTCCTTCTTTGAGCCAGATGTGCAGGGCAGGCATATGGAAAAGTTCAAAGGTTCTGCTTTGGTACAGCAAGAGCCCGATGCCTCTTCTTTCCCTAGTGGAGGTTTAAGAAATACTTTTGAGGCGCGCGGCTATACTGCCTGGGATCCAACTTCTCCGGCATTTATTATGGAGAATGGTAGCGGAAAAACGCTCTGTATCCCTACTATTTTTGTCTCTTACACAGGCGAAGCTCTGGACTACAAAACACCCCTGCTTAAAGCTATGGCTTTTGTAGACCAAGCCGCTACCGACGTATGTAAGTCTTATTTTGATGAGGGGGTAACGCAGGTAAAAGCCTCTTTGGGTATTGAACAGGAGTATTTTCTCGTAGACCGTGCCCTATACCGTGCACGCCCCGACCTGGTACTTTCAGGACGCACCGTGTTTGGCCATTCCTCTGCAAAAGGTCAGCAGTTGGAAGACCACTACTTTGGCTCTATTCCTACCCGCGTGCACAACTTTATGGTGGACCTGGAAGTTGAGTCTCATAAACTGGGAATACCTATTCGTACACGTCATAATGAGGTAGCGCCTCGCCAGTTTGAGTGCGCTCCAATGTTTGAAGAAATTAACCTGGCCGTAGACCACAACCAGCTGCTGATGGACCTTATGGAGAAGGTAGCAGAAAGGCACGACCTAAAGGTATTGCTGCACGAGAAGCCCTTTGCCGGTATTAACGGTAGTGGTAAGCATAACAACTGGTCGTTAGTTACCAGCACAGGTAAAAATCTGCTTTCGCCTAGCTTTAAGCCAGAAGACAAACTTCAGTTCCTGACTTTCTTTATCAATACGATTAAAGCTGTACATGAGCATAATGGTTTGTTAAGAGCCTCTATCGCATCCGCTGGTAATGACCACCGCCTTGGCGCTAATGAAGCTCCTCCTGCAATTGTTTCTGTTTTTATTGGGTCTCAGCTCACTAAGGTGCTGGACGATATGGAAAATAACGCATCGGTAGAGCATAATGGAGATGATAATATGTTTATGCAATTAGGCATAGACAAGATTCCACCTATTTTGCTAGACAACACTGACCGTAACCGTACCTCTCCTTTTGCCTTTACTGGTAATAAATTTGAATTTAGAGCAGTAGGTTCATCAGCAAATAGTGCCTCTTCGGTAACTGTGCTTAACACCATTATGGCAGATCAGCTGAACAAGTTCAAAAAAGAAGTGGACGCACTAATTGCCAACGGAGACAAAAAAGAGGTGGCTATCGTAAATGTGCTCCGCCGCTATATTAAAGAGTCTAAAGACATTCGCTTTGAAGGCAATGGCTATAGCGAAGAATGGGAGAAAGAAGCTGCAAGAAGAGGGCTATCTAACATTACTAACACTGCCGAAGCTTTAGATGAATACCTAACAGATAAGTCTAAGAACCTATTTGTAAGCAATAACATATACACTGAGGCAGAGCTGGAAGCTCGCCTGGAGATTATGTGGGAGCATTACATCATGAAGGTGCAGATAGAGTCTCGTGTAATGGGTGACCTGGCACTTAACCATATTATCCCGGCTACTTTGCGCTACCAGAATGAGCTGATTTCTGCCCTTAGCGATATGAAGAGCTTAGGCCTGGACTACGAAAATACGGTTGGCTTCCAGACTGTTAATGAAATTACGCACCACCTTAATATTGTAAAGGCGAAGGTACATGAGATGATTGAAGCCAGAAAAGCAGCCAATAAAGTAGAGGATAACCGAGAGCGTGCTATTATGTACAAAGACATAAAAGAAGGCTTCTTTGACGAAATCCGCTACCATGTAGATAAGCTGGAATTTTTGGTTGACGATGCCGTATGGCCACTAGCCAAATACAGAGAGTTACTTTTCTAATTTAATAGATACAGTTTCAATTAAGTTAAGCCTACTTTTACCGGTAGGCTTTTCTTTTTAGAAAATTTCCCTGCTTCTTTATCATCTAATATTGAGGCTTTACGTTATAGTTGGGTAATATGGACTGTGCTACATCACACTCATCAAAGCTGACTCCTCTGAGCCATCCTTTGGATGTGCAAAAGGGCTGGTTGTGCCGTATCGTAGCCATTCTGCTGCTCATTATTACGCTTCTTTTTTCTATCTGGGCAGTACCATCCCGACTTCAGCCTACGGCTAAAACTGCTACTGAAGATAGCCTGACCTATTATACTTCTTATACCAGCTACAGCGCTACGCTTAGTACTCAGCAGTTGCCGGTACTTCCAGCCGTTTACTTTTTTATTGGGGTAAACTATTTGCCAGAAGTAGGCATATGGTCCATTACGCTGGATTTGAAAGAGCGGTTGTTTATACCCTCTTATCTTAGGAACCCATTCTACATCTACACTTCTATCCACGCGCCCTAGCCCTTATCCATTGTAATTTTTACTAAGCTGACTTATGCACCTCATCGGTCAATCAGGCAAACTATGCCTTTTTATTAAACACTATAAACAATAGACAACAATGGATCAATTTAAAAAACATAAAGTAGAGGAAAAGGAGTATGAGGATCAGGTAAACTGGCCCGTAGTCATACCCATACTGGTAGTTATAGCTGCCATGATTCTCTATGCCTTTTTATTTTAATTAATTGTCCATCCCGTCTCTACTTATGGGATGGACTTTCCACTTCGCCTCCTTTATCCTTACCTTCGCGTATAAAGCTGAAACTCATGTCACAATTAAGCCCCAGAGTTGAAATAAAATATTGTACTCAGTGCCGCTGGATGTTGCGGGCGGCCTGGATGGCACAAGAACTGTTAACTACCTTTGATGGAGAACTG
This window of the Porifericola rhodea genome carries:
- a CDS encoding spore photoproduct lyase family protein translates to MHPFKPSIIFHTPDALNAEGENILARFPEAHTEQIKQHNRLPDLNGIGHYKVKSDVLVLGRLKTQICRENGRSADFIAPSFANGCTGGCTYCYVDRHKSVNPITLFTNTQETLQTIDRHVHTLSWPKKPHQTDSTYYVYDMGCNSDLSVDASISPGIMQAMDFFREHPKAKGSFATKFVNTDLLNYNPKRKVRIRFSLMPSAISKLVDVRTDPIEERLQAINHFYDAGYEVHVNFSPVIVYGKTWRDDYKALFKQLDSIVKPEVKAQMKCEVIFLTHNKAQHEANLNINPKAEQILWQPEWQEGKKSKMGGDNIRYQHQLKSKMIDIFKQIHQETIPWCGIRYIF
- a CDS encoding sugar phosphate isomerase/epimerase family protein codes for the protein MKVSRRQALASLGAVAGASLLESCGSTASEQANQPTPAKTALNSEKNLFSYCLNTSTIREQQLGLVKEIEIAAQAGYDGIEVWVPGVQKYVEEGGSLKDLKTRIDELGIKVEDAIGFAQWIVDDPQVRANAFEQAKREMDMLAQIGCTRIAAPPAGATDKVGLDLLAAADRYRQLLELGEEMGVIPQLEVWGFSANLHRLGQTTFVAMESGHPKARILPDVYHLFRGGSSFNALQMLSGSTVEIFHMNDYPAQPARDQLTDKDRVYPGDGVAPLNQILQTLAAGGTPKVLSLELFNPNYWKQDPLEVAKTGLRKMKESVEQALKS
- a CDS encoding haloacid dehalogenase type II; translation: MRSRPSVLFFDVNETLLDLQPVKDSVAQALEGQRELVPLWFTTMLQYALVGTVSDQFRDFGSIGVASMQLVAHKNKMELSEADAREALKPMTSLNAYPEVAEALHQLQKSGFTLVALTNSSRYAMESQLTYAKLSPYFDQCLSVEDIGFYKPHQHVYRWAAYQLDTQVNDCMMVAAHGWDVAGAHWAGMQTAFIEREGQTKYPLAPDTDLSARDMAELSRQLNN
- a CDS encoding glutamine synthetase III family protein, translated to MQSTNFRFKALEKTLDRKPVPVKCPSDKISEYFGQNVFDKETMRRVLSADIYKALIMAIDKGAKIESHVADAVASAMKSWAISKGVTHYTHWFQPLTGATAEKHDSFFEPDVQGRHMEKFKGSALVQQEPDASSFPSGGLRNTFEARGYTAWDPTSPAFIMENGSGKTLCIPTIFVSYTGEALDYKTPLLKAMAFVDQAATDVCKSYFDEGVTQVKASLGIEQEYFLVDRALYRARPDLVLSGRTVFGHSSAKGQQLEDHYFGSIPTRVHNFMVDLEVESHKLGIPIRTRHNEVAPRQFECAPMFEEINLAVDHNQLLMDLMEKVAERHDLKVLLHEKPFAGINGSGKHNNWSLVTSTGKNLLSPSFKPEDKLQFLTFFINTIKAVHEHNGLLRASIASAGNDHRLGANEAPPAIVSVFIGSQLTKVLDDMENNASVEHNGDDNMFMQLGIDKIPPILLDNTDRNRTSPFAFTGNKFEFRAVGSSANSASSVTVLNTIMADQLNKFKKEVDALIANGDKKEVAIVNVLRRYIKESKDIRFEGNGYSEEWEKEAARRGLSNITNTAEALDEYLTDKSKNLFVSNNIYTEAELEARLEIMWEHYIMKVQIESRVMGDLALNHIIPATLRYQNELISALSDMKSLGLDYENTVGFQTVNEITHHLNIVKAKVHEMIEARKAANKVEDNRERAIMYKDIKEGFFDEIRYHVDKLEFLVDDAVWPLAKYRELLF
- a CDS encoding sialidase family protein translates to MTISFNSLLFALGLSLFSTCLPAQQVQANKDQVLQHIYKSGEEGYACYRIPAVVTTNKGTVLAFAEARKNSCGDAGDIDLVVKRSEDGGKNWGPLELVWNDESNTCGNPAPIVDTQSGDIILLASWNRGEDHEPDIIAQSSKDTRRVYVLRSSDEGKHWTKPHEITKDVKKDNWTWYATGPGSGIQLKKGEHAGRIVVACDHIEANTKKYYSHIIYSDDRGYNWKLGGRTPKDQVNECEVVELQEGMLMLNMRNYDRSQSTRQLAYSYDSGLSWTDMQHAPALEEPICQASMQTYSIAKQNYILFANPASEKARENMSIKYSDDAGKTWQVLQGVHSGPSAYSDMTIVESSKIGLLYEAGQNSPYEGIAWKSFPLNGLEEK
- a CDS encoding tagaturonate reductase, giving the protein MSKRLSQQAVLNADIVAKPNLHLPEKRHLESPDKIIQFGSGALLRGLIDFFIDKAKREGQFDGRVVIVNNTKSGRSTRFNDQDGLFTLCVEGFAKGETVKEHIVNAAISKALPAADHWEDILSYARNPEVNTVVSNTTEIGITLHEDDDLKANPPQSFPAKLTAFLHERFMTLGGSPQSGMLILPTELILDNGSKLKDIVLKLAVINRLGSDFTDWIKEHNIFCDTLVDRIVPGEPEEEKQKKIEEELGFEDQLLTVSEVYRLFAVEGKRKKILEKAPWLAVDEGIIISEDITPYRERKLRILNGGHTISVAAGFLCALDTVYDCMEDPVMSQFIDKVIKKEIVPSLEIDQQMASEFANDVLDRFRNPFLNHKLISITLQYTSKMNMRNGLTFKRYYDKYKTVPELMCAGFAAYLLFLRPIKKDGTRYFGEFNGQEYPINDDQAEYFYQIWKEVDIQDPVLVNSFVDKVLLNQQLWELDYSQLGDFAARVKHYLGEYAQHGVKQTLAQLLKS